The proteins below come from a single Yamadazyma tenuis chromosome 5, complete sequence genomic window:
- the DAP1 gene encoding Dihydrodipicolinate synthase (BUSCO:EOG09264Z3D; EggNog:ENOG503P5DZ; COG:S) has protein sequence MITTVIIVLVILYFLKDLFSDIRSVNPLDAAKQESPVVEGKFTPKTLCKYNGSDDPKIFMAVKGRVFDVSQGATFYGPGGPYENFAGRDASRGLAKNSFELELLTPLDQPLDTLEDLTPEERESLDSWEEHFENKYKIIGTLHGENEK, from the coding sequence ATGATAACAACCGTGATCATTGTGTTGGTGATCCTCtacttcttgaaggatCTTTTCCTGGACATCAGAAGCGTCAATCCTCTTGACGCGGCCAAACAGGAATCTCCGGTGGTGGAAGGAAAATTCACCCCCAAAACCCTTTGCAAGTACAATGGGTCGGATGATCCCAAGATCTTTATGGCGGTGAAGGGCCGCGTGTTTGACGTGAGTCAGGGTGCCACCTTCTACGGGCCAGGGGGACCATATGAGAACTTTGCTGGGAGAGACGCTTCAAGAGGATTGGCCAAGAACTCATTTGAGCTCGAATTGCTCACGCCTTTGGACCAGCCGCTCGACACTTTGGAGGACTTGACACCAGAGGAACGTGAGAGTTTGGACTCGTGGGAAGAGcactttgaaaacaagtaCAAGATCATTGGGACTCTTCACGGTGAGAATGAAAAGTAG
- the NAT5 gene encoding N-acetyltransferase 5 (COG:S; EggNog:ENOG503P5NM) produces MARSITSLDDVTANNLGTFKKINQVSLPTSYSEAWYKEALNSDQIVKLAFFSELPVGGVKAKPLNLSSDLATFDSAVGAKLVPKMVPNVVYIETLAVLTAYQNLGVGKQLLDHVIDQTKQKYIHDVCVHVHVTNTHALEWYEKHGFEQKSLVKDYYKLQGLESPDAYLLYLKV; encoded by the coding sequence ATGGCTAGATCCATCACTTCGTTAGACGATGTGActgccaacaacttgggaacgttcaagaaaatcaaccagGTCAGCCTTCCCACCTCATACAGTGAGGCCTGGTATAAGGAGGCGCTTAACTCAGACCAAATAGTCAAGCTTGCCTTCTTTTCCGAGTTACCAGTGGGCGGTGTTAAGGCCAAACCACTCAATTTATCCAGTGACTTGGCCACTTTCGACAGCGCCGTGGGCGCTAAGCTCGTACCCAAGATGGTTCCCAACGTTGTGTACATCGAGACGCTCGCGGTGTTGACGGCGTACCAAAACTTGGGGGTTGGTAAACAGCTCTTGGATCATGTCATCGACCAGACCAAGCAGAAATACATTCATGATGTGTGTGTGCATGTCCACGTGACCAACACCCACGCTCTCGAGTGGTACGAGAAGCACGGGTTCGAGCAGAAGCTGCTTGTTAAGGACTACTATAAGCTTCAAGGATTGGAGTCTCCAGACGCATATTTGCTCTACTTGAAGGTGTAA
- the SEC63 gene encoding secretory subunit (EggNog:ENOG503NVTY; COG:O): MASEYIYDEEGDVWPYFVLAILTFILVPLTVKYLARIVSKSDPVSYNKSVKGSISDNHDTLKLNHNSIKTFQKAQTSDRILNKTLVVLIVGWAVVFYVATNLTKLADMSGLFDPYEILGISSSASDKQIKSHYRKMSLKFHPDKMPKDLTEVEKEAFEQAYIRLTKAYKALTDEVTRENYLKFGHPDGRQDTTHGIALPKFLVEGKFSPFMIVFYFILVGVLLPVMVGSWWSNVKSHTSKGLHVDTAALFVKYLTDKNPGKVITPFSLLDLLCGSHEIKHDFNHLSLVQIKDLLTEYMKRETNSDAKLELDKLKIVNVVPKLIVGFIEIAVVFRQSDVVLVALDLEKSIIQAVKPTGKYKDLLQLPYVDPQVVEKQTVKKLGKLFTKDVDAAEVLGIKDEVKLAKAKEVAQKIASLRIIQSEFVVPGEKVVPPVSKAHLSLKFLIKSPALKSCPDLNPDLLKDEETIEYMKDPSSINSTQPQLPFSYCPYFPNDIVNSWSGVLINQRDNKLVEGSSIIKLTNADLSNVSLDQDAWIKGNNVVIGTLNVPLTQPTPQAVGTYPFRLVLKNNAYFGVDVDLPLFLEVKHPAPSAIDKDKLMGISKKDEDSDEDSDSDISDPEEDSLAGALAALRGAPVKKVEEVKEEEETENDDDDESIFTDINTDTEDEDEDETVPSK; the protein is encoded by the coding sequence ATGGCGTCCGAATACATCTACGACGAAGAAGGCGATGTGTGGCCCTACTTCGTGTTGGCAATTCTCACGTTCATTCTCGTTCCTTTGACCGTCAAGTATCTCGCTCGAATCGTGTCCAAAAGTGATCCTGTGTCCTACAATAAGCTGGTGAAGGGATCTATCTCAGACAACCATGacaccttgaagttgaatcaTAACAGCATCAAGACGTTCCAGAAGGCTCAAACAAGTGACAGAATCCTCAACAAGacgttggtggtgttgattgTGGGCTGGGCAGTGGTGTTCTATGTGgccaccaacttgaccaaaCTCGCCGACATGTCAGGCCTTTTTGATCCCTACGAAATTTTGGGGATTTCTTCGTCAGCCAGTGACAAGCAGATCAAGAGCCACTACAGAAAGATGTCCTTGAAGTTTCACCCGGACAAAATGCCCAAGGACTTAactgaagttgaaaaggaAGCGTTTGAACAAGCGTATATTAGGTTGACCAAGGCTTACAAGGCTTTAACTGATGAGGTCACCAGAGAAaactacttgaagttcGGCCATCCTGATGGAAGACAAGATACCACTCACGGAATCGCATTgcccaagttcttggtggaaggAAAGTTTTCTCCATTCATGATTGTTTTCTATTTCATCTTGGTGGGGGTCTTATTGCCGGTGATGGTGGGTTCTTGGTGGAGCAATGTCAAGTCCCACACCTCCAAGGGTTTACATGTGGACACTGCTGCGTTGTTTGTCAAGTATTTAACTGATAAGAACCCCGGCAAGGTGATTACGCCTTTTAGTTTGTTGGACTTATTGTGTGGTTCGCATGAAATCAAGCATGATTTCAACCACTTATCGCTTGTCcaaatcaaagacttgCTCACCGAGTACATGAAGCGTGAAACCAACAGTGATGCCAAGTTGGAGCTcgataagttgaagattGTTAATGTCGTTCCCAAATTAATCGTAGGGTTCATTGAAATTGCGGTGGTTTTCAGACAATCAGATGTTGTGCTTGTGgcgttggacttggaaaagtccATTATCCAAGCCGTCAAGCCAACCGGTAAGTACAAAGACTTGTTGCAGTTGCCATATGTTGATCCTCAAGTGGTGGAAAAGCAGACGGTAAAGAAGTTAGGAAAGTTATTCACCAAGGACGTCGATGCCGCTGAAGTGTTGGGAATAAAGGATGaggtcaagttggccaaggccAAGGAAGTGGCCCAGAAAATCGCCAGCTTAAGAATCATCCAAAGCGAATTTGTTGTTCCTGGAGAAAAAGTTGTTCCTCCAGTATCCAAGGCACACCTATCATtaaagtttttgatcaagtcacCTGCGTTGAAGTCATGTCCCGACCTCAACCCCGACTTGTTAAAGGATGAAGAGACCATCGAATACATGAAAgatccttcttcaattaACTCTACCCAACCTCAATTGCCATTTAGTTACTGCCCTTATTTCCCCAATGACATTGTGAATAGCTGGTCCGGggttttgatcaaccagagagacaacaagttggtggaaggTAGCAgcatcatcaagttgaccaatGCCGACTTGAGTAACGTTAGTCTTGATCAAGACGCTTGGATCAAAGGTAACAACGTTGTGATTGGAACGTTGAACGTTCCGTTGACCCAGCCAACACCACAAGCGGTAGGGACGTATCCTTTTCgattggtgttgaagaacaacgCGTATTTCGGAGTCGATGTGGATCTTCCCTTGTTTTTGGAAGTAAAACACCCAGCTCCCTCCGCCATTGACAAAGACAAATTGATGGGAATCAGCAAAAAGGATGAAGACAGCGACGAAGATAGTGACTCAGACATCTCCGACCCCGAAGAAGACTCTTTGGCCGGTGCGTTGGCAGCTTTGAGAGGTGCACCCGTCAAGAAGGTGGAAGAGGTtaaagaagaggaagaaacCGAAAAcgacgatgacgacgaaAGTATTTTCACCGACATCAATACCGATACCGAGgacgaggatgaagatgagacCGTCCCCTCCAAATAG
- the ADE17 gene encoding bifunctional phosphoribosylaminoimidazolecarboxamide formyltransferase/IMP cyclohydrolase (COG:F; EggNog:ENOG503NY4C): MSYSKTAILSVYDKTGLLDLAKGLVAANVRILASGGTAKLVREAGFPVDDVSSITHAPEMLGGRVKTLHPAIHGGILARDLESDEHDLKLQGIEKVDFVVCNLYPFKETVSKVAVTIEEAVEEIDIGGVTLLRAAAKNHKRVTILSDASDYAGFLQELKSGEISAETRNRLALKAFEHTADYDVAISDFFRKQYSENVSQLPLRYGANPHQKPAQAFVSQGDLPFKVLAGSPGYINLLDALNSWPLVKELSASLNLPAAASFKHVSPAGAAVGLPLSDVEKKIYFVEDIENLSPLANAYARARGADRMSSFGDFIALSNIVDLPTAQIISKEVSDGVIAPGYEKEALAILKKKKGGKYCILQIDPNFTPDTLESRQVFGITLQQKRNDAIIKGSSFKEIVSTNKELTEQGIVDLTVATIALKYTQSNSVCYAKNGMVIGLGAGQQSRIHCTRLAGDKADNWWLRQHPRVLAFKWAKGVKRPEKSNAIDLFVTGQIPSTEPEKSDYESKFAELPEPLTAEEKQDWINKNKNVALSSDAFFPFPDNVYRAARSGVKFVAAPSGSVMDKAVFAAADSQDIVYVENPIRLFHH, encoded by the coding sequence ATGAGCTACAGTAAAACCGCTATATTATCGGTCTACGACAAGACCGGCTTATTGGACTTGGCTAAGGGCCTTGTGGCCGCTAACGTCAGGATCCTCGCGTCTGGTGGAACCGCCAAATTGGTGAGAGAAGCTGGTTTCCCTGTCGATGATGTTTCCTCCATCACCCACGCTCCAGAAATGTTAGGGGGTAGGGTCAAGACCTTACACCCAGCCATTCACGGAGGAATCTTGGCCCGGGATTTGGAAAGCGACGAACACGACCTCAAGTTGCAGGGGATCGAAAaggttgattttgtcgTTTGTAACTTGTATCCCTTCAAGGAGACCGTTTCTAAGGTGGCGGttaccattgaagaagcagtcgaagaaattgacattggtggagtCACCCTCTTGAGAGCCGCTGCCAAGAACCACAAGCGTGTCACCATCTTATCGGATGCCAGTGACTATGCTGGGTTTTTACAAGAGTTGAAGTCGGGAGAGATCTCTGCTGAAACTAGAAACAGATTGGCTTTAAAGGCATTTGAGCACACCGCCGACTACGATGTGGCCATCTCCGACTTCTTCAGAAAGCAGTACTCGGAAAACGTCAGCCAATTGCCCTTGAGATACGGGGCCAATCCTCACCAGAAGCCAGCCCAAGCGTTTGTCAGCCAGGGCGACTTGCCATTCAAGGTCTTGGCTGGGTCTCCCGGGtatatcaacttgttggacgCATTGAACTCATGGCCCTTGGTCAAGGAGTTGTCTGCTTCGTTGAATTTACCGGCCGCTGCTTCGTTTAAACATGTTTCTCCTGCTGGGGCCGCTGTAGGGTTGCCATTGAGCGATGTTGAGAAGAAAATTTACTTTGTCGAAGACATCGAGAACTTGTCTCCATTGGCCAACGCCTACGCCAGGGCCAGAGGCGCCGACAGAATGTCATCgtttggtgattttatTGCCTTGTCCAACATTGTCGACTTACCTACTGCTCAGATCATCTCCAAGGAAGTCAGTGACGGGGTGATTGCTCCTGGCTATGAGAAGGAGGCACTTGccatcttgaagaagaagaagggCGGAAAGTACTGTATTTTGCAGATTGACCCCAACTTCACTCCTGATACTTTGGAGTCCAGACAGGTGTTCGGAATCACTTTACAACAAAAGAGAAACGATGCGATCATTAAGGGCTCATCGTTCAAGGAAATCGTGTCGACTAACAAGGAATTGACCGAACAGGGAATTGTGGACTTGACGGTGGCCACCATTGCCTTAAAGTACACTCAGTCCAATTCCGTATGTTATGCCAAAAATGGAATGGTGATTGGTTTGGGTGCTGGCCAGCAATCCAGAATTCACTGCACCAGATTGGCTGGTGACAAGGCCGACAACTGGTGGTTGAGACAACATCCTAGAGTGTTGGCATTCAAATGGGCCAAGGGTGTCAAAAGACCTGAAAAGTCCAATGCCATTGATTTATTTGTCACTGGTCAAATCCCATCCACCGAGCCCGAGAAAAGTGATTACGAGTCCAAGTTCGCCGAGTTGCCCGAACCTTTGACGGCTGAAGAGAAACAAGATTggatcaacaagaacaagaatgTGGCATTATCTTCGGACGCATTTTTCCCATTCCCAGACAACGTTTACAGAGCCGCCAGATCCGGGGTCAAATTTGTGGCCGCTCCTTCTGGGTCTGTCATGGACAAGGCTGTGTTTGCCGCCGCCGACTCCCAAGACATTGTCTACGTCGAAAATCCTATCCGTTTATTCCATCATTAG
- the rpl15 gene encoding 60S ribosomal protein eL15 (EggNog:ENOG503NV1F; COG:J; BUSCO:EOG09264L0C): MGAYKYLEELQRKKQSDVMRFLYRVRCWEFRQKNVIHRASKPSRPEKARKLGYKAKQGFVIFRIRVRRGNRKRPVRKGATYGKPTNEGVSQLKYQRSLRTIAEDRVGRKAANLRVLNSYWVNQDSTYKYFEVILVDPQHKAIRRDARYNWIANPVHKHREARGLTSAGKKSRGINKGHLYNKTKAGRYHTWKKHNTLSLWRYRK, translated from the coding sequence ATGGGTGCCTACAAATACTTAGAAGAGTTgcaaagaaagaagcaaTCCGATGTCATGAGATTCTTGTACAGAGTCAGATGTTGGGAATTCAGACAAAAGAATGTGATCCACAGAGCCTCCAAGCCTTCTAGACCTGAAAAGGCCAGAAAGTTGGGTTACAAGGCCAAGCAAGGAttcgtcatcttcagaaTTAGAGTCAGAAGAGGTAACAGAAAGAGACCTGTCAGAAAGGGTGCCACTTACGGTAAGCCAACCAACGAAGGTGTCTCTCAGTTGAAATaccaaagatctttgagAACCATTGCTGAAGACAGAGTCGGTAGAAAAGCTGCTAACTTGAGAGTGTTGAACTCTTACTGGGTTAACCAGGACTCCACCTACAAGTACTTTGAAGTCATTTTGGTGGACCCTCAACACAAGGCCATCAGAAGAGATGCCAGATACAACTGGATTGCCAACCCAGTGCACAAGCACAGAGAAGCTAGAGGTCTCACCTCCGCTGGTAAGAAGTCCAGAGGTATCAACAAGGGTCACTTGTACAACAAGACCAAGGCCGGTAGATACCACACCTGGAAGAAGCACAACACCTTGTCTTTGTGGAGATACAGAAAGTAA